ACCATTTGGCATCATCTCAAGTCCATTCTTACTCGCAGGAACCGTGCAAAAtcatttggaacagaatggcaCACCAGAAGCACTTCAGATAAAGGATGATATCTATGTCGATAACCTTATCACTGGAAAAGACGATCAAGAAGAAGCAAAGTTATTCTATCACAAAGCAAAAGAAATCTTTAACGATGCCAACATGAATTTACGAGATTGGAAGTCAAATAGTGAAGAGTTTAATGAAAGTCTACCATTAGAAGATAAAATACTGGAAAAAATACGAAGGTGCTTGGCATGACTTGGAAATCGAGAAGAGACACCCTGCACATAGCAACACAGCGATTCAACGCTCTAGAGGCAGCTTCATCTAAACGACAAGTATTGACTACAATTGCATCTATATTTGACCCACTTGGGTATTTGTCACCAGCAACGAttgaaatgaaattatttttgcaaagaCTTTGGATACATGGACACAAGTGGGATGACGAGTTAGATAACTCTCTAAAAGACGAATGGAAGGCAATTATTACTAAAACCAAAAACCTTGCAGATATTGCTATACCAAGATACGTTGGAAGTGAACATTTAGAGCTAATTTGCTTCTGTGATGCATCCGGAAAAGCTTACGCTACAACAATCTACCTTCGATCAATCAAAGACGAAAAGACAGTGGTCAACCTAGTATTTGCAAAGTCAAGAGTTGCTCCAAAGAAAGAATTGACTATACCACGTCTTGAACTACTTTCAGTTTTAATTGGATGTCGAAGCCTTGCGTTTGCTAAACGGCAGTTGAAGATCCAAACAATTAAATGCATCTTGTGGACTGATTCGATGTGTGTACTTTCATGGATCAAGGGCACAAAAACAAGTTCAGTCTTTGTCAATAACAGAATATCAGAGATCAAACAATTGCCGAACACCACAATCAAATacatcaacacaaaagaaaacccAGCAGACCTACCAACTAGGGGTCTATCGAGTGAAGCCTTATCAAGTTGCAACCTGTGGTGGCATGGTCCAAAATGGCTAACGAAGGATCAAACATTTTGGCCTGACTGGAATATACCTGAAGTGAATCTTGACGAAGCACCCAAGAAAGACGCATCAAAAACCAATGTTTTGCATGAGTTTGCTGGCGCTGTTCAACAAACAATGAAACTACAACTTCAATCACCGTTCATGATTGAAGAAACGAGATACTCATCACTGAAGAAACTGTTACGAGCGACCGCATATGCGAGCAGATTCATTCAGAGCACAAAAGGAATCCGACCAGCTAGCAATACCTTAATTGCAAAAGAGATAGAAGAATCCGAAAAGAAATGGATCAAGTACGTACAGAGTAAACATTATGTGACAAAGAACAAGAACCTTGTAGAAGAACAAAGAAAATCTCAGCTCAATCCAGCATTAGATGATGAAGATATAGTAAGAGTTCATGGACGATTTGCAAATGCGGACCTAGAAAAGGACACTTTGACACCCATTTTATTACCAAGAGGAGAACATTTTACCAAGTTAGTGATTGAAGATCAACACAATCAGATCCATCACAGTGGAACTCCACACACACTTGCTGCAATCCGACAACGTTTTTGGATTCCACAAGGACGAGCTGAAGTCAAATCAATCTTAAGAAAGTGTCTAGTCTGTATCAAACATCAAGGTGGACCCTACAGAGTTAAACCAATGGCACCCTGGCCTAAAAGCAAAGTCAACAAATCCAAAGCCTTTATCAACACAGGCCTGGATTACTTTGGACCACTTTACATAAAACAAGGAAAAGATCAACAGAAGTCCTGGGTATGTTTGTTCACATGCATCACTACTAGAGCAC
The genomic region above belongs to Hydractinia symbiolongicarpus strain clone_291-10 chromosome 4, HSymV2.1, whole genome shotgun sequence and contains:
- the LOC130642387 gene encoding uncharacterized protein LOC130642387 — protein: MKLFLQRLWIHGHKWDDELDNSLKDEWKAIITKTKNLADIAIPRYVGSEHLELICFCDASGKAYATTIYLRSIKDEKTVVNLVFAKSRVAPKKELTIPRLELLSVLIGCRSLAFAKRQLKIQTIKCILWTDSMCVLSWIKGTKTSSVFVNNRISEIKQLPNTTIKYINTKENPADLPTRGLSSEALSSCNLWWHGPKWLTKDQTFWPDWNIPEVNLDEAPKKDASKTNVLHEFAGAVQQTMKLQLQSPFMIEETRYSSLKKLLRATAYASRFIQSTKGIRPASNTLIAKEIEESEKKWIKYVQSKHYVTKNKNLVEEQRKSQLNPALDDEDIVRVHGRFANADLEKDTLTPILLPRGEHFTKLVIEDQHNQIHHSGTPHTLAAIRQRFWIPQGRAEVKSILRKCLVCIKHQGGPYRVKPMAPWPKSKVNKSKAFINTGLDYFGPLYIKQGKDQQKSWVCLFTCITTRALHLELVDGMSAEHFLLALRRFIARRGKPNQIVLDNASQFKAAKETIDLAWKSTINDPTVHSYLANERIEWSFIIELSPWMGGFYERLVGTTKMALKKSIGNLRLTSTQLQTILTEIEATLNSRPLTYLGDDLNDQTFITPAHFLSVNSKTGCPQFERQEDDDPDYNNQPLTEGKKLLEIWKKGNRHLDQFWNIWKNHYLLSLRERSQTFMKHSKKQSSREPKVGDIVLIKDSTPRGTWRIGRIVELLKSRDNQERAAKVILPNQNVLQRSLVHLYPLETNDEETSNVAEHSKENSGATPLNEQENNRRRNSNSRPKRKAANEARDRILGHSIQE